One region of Ascaphus truei isolate aAscTru1 chromosome 13, aAscTru1.hap1, whole genome shotgun sequence genomic DNA includes:
- the C13H14orf119 gene encoding uncharacterized protein C14orf119 homolog, with protein MSELPAPISYGPAQEMRCVLHWFSGWTASQHQRFRQDLLGKAVPGKLCLLLEGLGSLQLCAPPPSLFQCQLRLWDQWFQGWDEDERNEFLRRLEEQEPDFVAAFYREVAGTAGQA; from the coding sequence ATGTCGGagctgcccgctcccatctcgtACGGCCCGGCCCAGGAGATGCGCTGCGTGCTGCACTGGTTCTCGGGCTGGACGGCGTCCCAGCACCAGCGCTTCCGGCAGGACTTGCTGGGCAAGGCGGTGCCCGGGAAGCTCTGCTTGCTGCTGGAGGGGCTGGGGTCTCTGCAGCTCTGCGCTCCCCCTCCCAGCCTCTTCCAGTGCCAGCTGCGGCTGTGGGATCAGTGGTTCCAAGGCTGGGACGAGGACGAGAGGAACGAGTTTTTGCGCCGGCTGGAGGAGCAGGAGCCAGACTTCGTGGCTGCGTTCTACCGGGAAGTGGCCGGGACCGCGGGCCAGGCCTGA